From the Actinopolymorpha singaporensis genome, the window CACGTCCTCACCGTCCAGGGTGACCGAACCACGGGTGATCTGGTACTTCGGGTGGCCGGCGATGGAGTAGGCCAGCGTCGACTTGCCCGAGCCGTTGGGACCCATGATCGCGTGGGTCTCCCCCGACCTCACGGTCAGGTTGACCCCGCGCAGGATCTCCTTCGGGCCGGCCTCGGTCTCGACGGAGACGTGCAGGTCGCGGATCTCGAGGGTGCTCACGGATTCAGGCTCCAGTTCTTGCGGGGTCAGGCTCGGGTGTTGAGCGGGTGGTGGACGTCGACCAGCACGTCGTCGCCGTCGATCTTCACGGGGTAGACCGGCACCGGCTCGGTGGCCGGCAGTCCGGTCGGGGCGCCGGAGTTCAGATCGAACCGCGAGCCGTGCAGCCAGCACTCGATCTCGCCGTCCTCGACCTCCCCCTCCGACAGCGCCACCTCCGCGTGCGAGCAGACGTCGTGGATCGCGTGGACGTCGCCCTCGCTGCTGCGCACGACCGCGACGGGTACGCCGTCGACGACGACCGGGATCGCCCCGACGTCGGGAAGGTCGGCCAGCGGGCAGGCGCGCAGGTAGTCGGTCACGCGCCCACCTCCTGCGCGGCACCGCTCGACGCGGGCACCGCGGTGGAGGACGCCGGTGGCAGCCCGACGCTGCGCTCGAGCTCCTCCTCGACGTGGCCCATCAGCCGCTCCCGCAGCTGGGGAACGCCGATGTGCCGGATGAGGTCGGCGAAGAAGCCGTGCACGACCAGCCGGCGGGCCTCGTCGGCCGGGACGCCGCGCGACTGGAGGTAGAACAGCTGCTCGTCGTCGAACCGGCCGGTGGCGCTGGCGTGCCCCGCGCCCTCGATCTCGCCGGTCTCGATCTCCAGGTTGGGTACGGAGTCGGCCCGGCAGCCGTCTGTCAACATCAGGTTGCGGTTGTGCTCGTACGTCTGGATTCCCTCGGCCACCTTGCGGATCAGCACGTCGCCGACCCACACGGTGTGCGCGCCCGCGCCCTGCAGTGCGCCCTTGTACTCGACGTTGCTTCGGGTGTGCGGCTGGTTGTGGTCGACGAACAGCCGGTGCTCCAGGTGCTGGTCGGCATCGGCGAAGTACAGGCCGAGCGCCTCGACCTCACCGCCCGGACCGGCGTAGGAGAGGTGGCTGTGCAGGCGTACGAGATCACCGCCGAAGGTCACCACCACGTGCCGGACGTGCGCATCCCGGCCGATCCGCAGCGCCTGGTGCCCGGCGTGCACGGCGTCGTCGGCCCAGTCCTGCACCGACACCAGTGTCACCTTGGCGCCGTCGCCGACGGAGAGCTCGACGTTGTCGGCGTAGGTCGCCGAGCCCACGTGGTCGAGGACCACGACCGCCTCGGCGTACGGCTGGACGTCGACGAAGGTGTGGGCGTAGCTCGCACCCTCGGCCGCCTCGCCGCGCACGGTCACCACCACCGGGTCCGCCGGTCGCGCCTCGGCCGGAACAGTCACCACCGTTGCCTGGCCGAACGACGTCCACGCCTGGGCGCTCACCCGGTCACCGGGCTTGTGCACCGAGCCGAGCCGTGCGTCGTCGCGGCCCACGGTCTCCACCCGCACCTCCGGGCCGGCGGAGACGTCGACGACCACCTTCCCGGAGGCCTCCGCCGAACCGTCGGTGAGGCGGCGCAGCCGCTTCAGCGGGGTGAACCGCCACACCTCCTCCCGCCCCGTCGGGACCGGGTGGTCGGCCAGGTCGAAGGAGCCTTCCGGATGCAGGTGGGACGCGGGCTGGGCGTCCGCACCCGCGCCGTGGGAGTGCGCCTGGCCGGCCGAGCCCGCGGGGGTCGGCGGCGGGCCGGCGACGGCACCAGTGTCCGGCGAGAGCACCTGGGACGCCACGGCTGCGCGTTCCTGCGCGGCCTCGGCCCCGGTGTGGGTCTGGTCGTGATCGGGCATGTCGGGTGTCGCTCTCACCTTCTCGTCGTACCAACAGGTCGTCGGCGGGGTGGTGCGGCCGGGGTCCGGGAACCGGAGCCGCCGGCCGCACCGCCACCGGGGTCAGCCGACGGCCCCCTCCATCTGCAGCTCGATCAGCCGGTTCATCTCCAGCGCGTACTCCATCGGCAGCTCGCGGGCGATCGGCTCCACGAAGCCGCGCACGATCATCGCCATCGCCTCGTCCTCGTTGAGCCCGCGGCTCATGAGGTAGAAGAGCTGGTCGTCGGTCACCTTGGACACCGTGGCCTCGTGCGCCATCTCCACGTCGTCCTCGCGGACGTCGACGTAGGGATAGGTGTCGGACCGGCTCACCTGGTCGACCAGCAGCGCGTCGCACTTCACCGTGCTCTTGGAGTGGTCGGCGCCGTCCTGCACCTCGACCAGGCCGCGGTAGGAGGTGCGGCCGCCGCCGCGGGCCACCGACTTGGAGATGATCGAGGAGGACGTACGCGGCGCGCAGTGGACCATCTTGGCGCCCGCGTCCTGGTGCTGGCCCTCGCCCGCGAACGCGATGGAGAGCGTCTCGCCCTTGGCGTGCTCGCCCATGAGGTAGATCGCGGGGTACTTCATCGTGATCTTCGACCCGAGGTTGCCGTCGACCCACTCCATCGTCGCGCCCTCGGCCGCGGTCGCCCGCTTGGTGACGAGGTTGTAGACGTTGTTGGACCAGTTCTGGATCGTGGTGTAGCGGCAGCGGGCGTTCTTCTTCACGATGATCTCGACCACCGCGGAGTGCAGCGAGTCCGTGGAGTAGATCGGCGCGGTGCAGCCCTCGACGTAGTGCACGTAGGCGCCCTCGTCGACGATGATCAGCGTCCGCTCGAACTGCCCCATGTTCTCGGTGTTGATGCGGAAGTACGCCTGCAGCGGGATCTCCACGTGCACGCCCGGCGGCACGTAGATGAAGCTGCCGCCGCTCCAGACAGCGGTGTTGAGCGCGGCGAACTTGTTGTCGCCGGCCGGGATCACCGTGCCGAAGTACTCCTTGAACAGCTCGGGGTGCTCACGCAGGCCGGTGTCGGTGTCGACGAAGATGACGCCCTGTTCCTCGAGGTCCTCGCGGATCTTGTGGTAGACGACCTCGGACTCGTACTGCGCGGCGACACCCGCGATCAGCCGCTGCTTCTCCGCCTCGGGGATGCCCAGCTTGTCGTAGGTGTTCTTGATGTCGTCGGGCAGCTCGTCCCAGGTGGTCGCCTGCTTCTCGGTCGACCGCACGAAGTACTTGATGCTGTCGAAGTCGATCGTCGACAGGTCGGCGCCCCAGGTGGGCATCGGCTTGCGGTAGAAGAACTTCAGCCCCCGCATCCGCAGGTCGAGCATCCACTCGGGTTCGTTCTTGAGCGCGGAGATCTCGCGCACGACATCCTCGGACAGGCCACGCTTGGCGGTCGCGCCCGCGGCGTCGGAGTCGGCCCAGCCGTACTGGTAGCGGCCCAGCCCCTCGAGTTCGGGATGCGCGGTCGTGCTCATGAAGGATTCCTCCCAGTTCGGGATCGAACACTGCGGGTCGTGGCGTGCGTCGTGGGGTTGGTGGTGGAGTTCGTCGTCGGGTGCGGGCTCGTGGTGCGCTCGGGAGCGTGCGCCGCGTCGGGGCGGACGGCCCCGGCGGGACGGGGTACGTGGGTCGTGCACACGCCGTCCCCGTGCGCGATGGTGGCGAGGCGCTGGACGTGTCGCCCGAGCAGCCGGGAGAACACCTCCGTCTCCGCCTCGCACAACTGCGGGAACTGCTCGGCCACGTGGGCCACCGGGCAGTGGTGCTGGCACAGCTGCTCGCCCGTGCCCGCCGGCTCGACCGAGGCAGCGTACCCGTCCTCCGACAGCGCCTCGGCGAGCGCGGTTGTTCCCTCGTCGGCGGGAAACGCGGTGGCGACCGAGCGGTAACGCTCCTCGAGCCGGCCGACGAGCCGCCGGGCGAATGCTTCCAGCGCGTCCTCCCCGCCGGTCTCGCGGATGTAGCGCAGCGCGCTGACCGCCAGGTCGTCGTAGGCCTGGTGGAACGCGCTGCGGCCCTCGTCGGTGATGGCGAAGACCTTGGCCGGGCGCCCGCGACCGCGGGGGCCGCGAATCCGCTGCTCGCGGGCCGCGACGACACCCTCGGCCACCATCGCGTCCAGGTGGCGGCGGATCGCCGCCGGGGTCACGCCCAGCTGGTCGGCGAGCGCCGCCGCCGTCTGCGGCCCGCGCTCGAGGATCACCCGGGCAACCCGTTCCCGGGTGGACTCATGCCCGGCCTCGGCGTCCGCATGCGCAGCACCGCCCACCCCTGCGGGCGCTGTGCCCGGGGGTGCGGAGTGCGGCGCCGGCGGGGCCGGAGCCACCGGAGTCGTCCGGGTGTTTTTCACAACGCCATTGTGCTGTTATTCGTCCGGAGAGGCTAGTGAGGTCGACCTAACTCCTCCTGCGTGACGGCCGGATGGAGCTGCGACCTTGGTCACATCCGCTCTCGTTCGGGTACGAACCGGACGCTTCGCCCTCGCGTCACCCCGGCAGCACCCCCGCACGTCCCGGCGGTCGGACCTCCCAGGTGACCGACCTAGACTCCCAGAGTGGGCGATCTGGTGATCGAGATCGAGGACCTCGTGGTGCGCTACGGGCGGGGCGGTTCCGCCGTCACCGCCGTCGACGGGCTGAGCCTCACCGTCCGGCAGGGCAGCGTCACCGCCATCCTCGGCCCCAACGGCGCCGGCAAGACCTCCACGATCGAGACGGCCGAGGGCTACCGTCGCCCCGACCGTGGCCGGGTGAGCGTCCTCGGCCTGGACCCGGTGGCCGACCGGCGGGCGCTGATGCCCCGGCTCGGCGTGATGCTCCAGGAGGGCGGGGCGTGGTCCGGCGCCCGGGCCCGGGAGATGATCCGGCACGTCGCCCGGCTGCACGCGCATCCCCTGGACGTCGACCTGCTGGTAGAGCGGCTCGACCTCGGCAGCTGCGGCCGTACGCCGTACCGCCGGCTGTCGGGCGGGCAGAAGCAGCGCCTGGCCCTGGCCACCGCCCTGGTCGGCCGCCCCGAGCTCGTCGTGCTGGACGAGCCCACCGCCGGACTGGACCCGCTCGCCCGGCGGTCCACCTGGGAGCTGGTCGAGGAACTCCGCCGCGACGGGGTGTCACTGGTCCTCACCACGCACTACATGGAGGAGGCCGAACGCCTCGCCGACCAGGTGTACGTCATCGACCACGGCCGGGTGATCGCTTCCGGCTCTCCCGCCGAGCTGACCTCGCGCGGCGCCGCCAACTCGCTGCGGTTCCGCGGGCCGATGGGCCTCGACGTCCGGTCGCTGCGGGCTGCCCTGCCCGCCGGGAGCGAGGTCCGCGAACCCGCACCCGGCAGCTACCTCGTCCTCGGCGAGATCGACCCGCAACTGCTCGCCACGGTCACCGCCTGGTGTGCCGCCAACGGCGTGCTCGCCGACGACCTCGCGGTCGAACGCCACACCCTCGAGGACGTCTTCCTCGAGCTCACCGGACGGGAGCTGCGCGCGTGAGTGCCGCCACCTTCGCCCCCCGTCCCGGCGCGGCGTCCCTGCCCCGGATGGTGCTCGCCCAGGGCCTGATGGAGGCGCGGCTGCTGTTCCGCAACGGGGAACAGGTCGTCCTCGCCCTGGTCATCCCGCTGCTGCTCCTGGCCGCCGGAACGCTCGCACCCGGGCTGTCCCTCGGCCCCCAGCGGCGCATCGACGTCCTCGCACCGGGGGTCATCGGCCTGGCGGTGATGTCCACGGCGTTCACCAGCCTGGCCATCGCCACCGCCTTCGAACGCAGGTACGGCGTCCTCAAGCGGCTCGGCGTCTCTCCCCTGCCCCGCACCGGGCTGCTGGCCGGGAAGGTGCTCGCGGTCTTGATGGTGGAGGTCGTGCAGGTCGTCCTGATCGGCGCCGTGGCCTACGCCCTGGACTGGCGGCCCCACCTCGGCGCCGGCACGGTCGGCGCGGTCGTCGTCCTGGTGGTCGCGGGTACGAGCGCGTTCGCCGCCCTGGGACTGCTGATGGCCGGCACGCTGCGGGCGGAGGCGACCCTGGCCGGCGCCAACCTCGTCTACCTGCTGCTGGTGGTGTGCGGCGCGACCCTGGTGCCGGTGGCGTCCTACCCGGCCGCGATCCAGCCGGTGATCGGCTGGCTGCCGTCGGCGGCCCTGGCCGAGGGACTGCGGCACACGTTCGGCGTGGCCGGCGCCTCGGCAGGCACTTCCTGGGGAGCCGTGGCGGGTTCCGCCGGCATCCTGGCGGCCTGGCTGCTCGCGGCGGCGCTGGCCACCTCGCGTACGTTCCGCTGGGAGTGAGCGGGCCGATCGGGTGGTCAGGCGAGCCATATCCGGGTGATTTGCCCCGAGCCGGACATCCGGCCCGGCGGACCCGGCGGCCGAGGGGAGCCGACAGGCGTCCGGGAGTGGCCGCTTACGCTTGGCGCGTGCAGGTCCCCCGTCCCACTCTCGGCCAGATCCGCGGCCTGGCCGTCGCGTCGCTGGTCGCCAACCTCGGCATCGTGATCACCGGCGGCGCCGTCCGGCTGACCGGTTCGGGGCTCGGCTGCCCCACCTGGCCGAGGTGCACCGACACCTCGTTCACCGCGCATCCCGAGCTCGGCCTGCACGGTGTGATCGAGTTCGGCAACCGGCTGCTGACGTTCGTCCTGGCCATCGTGGTGGGGCTGACCTGGCTGGCGGCGATGCGCTACCTGCCACGCCGCCGCGACCTGCGGTGGCTGTCCGGAATCCTGCTGCTGGGCATTCCGGCCCAGGCCGTCGTCGGCGGCATCACCGTGCTGACCCACCTGAACCCGTGGGTGGTGGGCGCGCACTTCATGGTGTCCCCGGCGCTGGTGGCGGTGGCCGTGGTGCTCGCCCGGCGTACCCGCGAACCCGGTGGGCCGATGGCGCCGTCCGTTCCCCGGCCGGTCCGCGGCCTGGCGTACGGCCTGTTCGCCACCGCCGTCGCGGTGCTCTACCTCGGCACGGTGGTCACCGGGAGCGGTCCGCACGCCGGTGACCTGCAGGCTCGGCGCAACGGCCTGGATCCGGCGGCGGTCAGCCAGGTTCACGCCGACGTGGTGTTCCTGCTGATCGGCCTGACCGTCGGGATGATGGCGGCGGTCTGGGCCACCGGCGCGCCGGCGCGCGCCCGGCGGGCCGCCCTCGCTCTGCTGGTGGTCGAGGTGGGCCAGGGAGCGGTCGGGTTCCTGCAGTACTTCACGGGCCTGCCGGCCGCCCTGGTCGGCATCCACGTCGGCGGCGCGGCGCTCACGCTCGCGGTGGCGACATGGGTGCTCGTCGGTACGCGGGGACCGGCGGCGACGGCGGACGGGTTCTCCGAGTCCCGGGAGGCTGCGAAGACGTCAGCTGAGAGGTCCGCGGACAGGTCCGCGGCGCTCACGGTCCGCGGGATCGCCCCGGCCGGCCCCCGGGACTGACCAGTACTCCTCCGCTTCCGCAGAAGCACCCCTCCGCTCCGCGGAAGCCGGATCCACGGAGAAAACCACGAGGACCCGCGGTGGCCAGGTGCCACCGCGGGTCCTCGTACTTGTCTGCCCGTCAGGCCGTCCGTCAGGAGGCGCGGCTGGTACGCCCCTCGCCTCGGCGGCCACCGTGGTCCGTGCGGCCGGGGCGGCCGGCACCGGGACGACGCGGCCGGCGTCCGCCGGAACCGCCTCGCCCGCCGCGGCCGTGCCCGCCCCGGGCACCGGACGGCTCGACCGGCGCGGGCCGGGTCACCACGATCGGCGTACCCGAGGCGGCGACGTCCCGGACGGCCTCGTGCCCGGGCTCGACGTCGACCGCGTTGGGGGTGACCTTCGCCAGCTTGTGCAGCTTGGCGACGTCGCGCCGCTGGTCGGGCTGGACCAGCGAGATGACCATGCCGGACGCGCCGGCGCGGGCCGTACGGCCGGACCGGTGGAGGTAGTCCTTGTGGTCCGCCGACGGGTCGTAGTGCACCACGAGATCCACGTCGTCGACGTGGATGCCGCGGGCGGCCACGTCGGTGGCGATGAGCACGCGGGGCGCGCCGGAGGCGAACCCGGCAAGGGCACGTCGCCGCGCTCCCTGCTTGAGGTTGCCGTGGATGGCCGCCGCCTCGACGCCCGCGTGACCGAGCTGGCGGGCCAGCCGGTCGGCACCGTGCTTGGTGCGGACGAAGAACAGCGTCCGGCCCGGGCGGGCCGCGATCTCCGCGGCAACGGCAACCTTGTCGTCCGGTCGCAGGGTGAAAACCCGGTGCTCGACCGACTCCACCGGTGCCGCGGCCGGAGCGACGGCGTGCACGGCCGGGTCGGTGAGGTACGTACGGACCAGCCGGCTGACGCCCCGGTCCAGCGTGGCCGAGAACAGCATCCGCTGCCCACCGGCGGGCGTCATGTCCAGCAGCTTGGTGACCGCGGGCAGGAACCCGAGGTCGGCCATGTAGTCCGCCTCGTCCAGCACGGTGACCTCGACCTCGCCGAGCGAGCACTCGCCCTGCTCGATCAGGTCGATCAGCCGGCCAGGAGTGGCGACCACGATGTCGACGCCGCCGCGCAGCGCCATCACCTGGCGCCGCATGGAAGCGCCGCCGTAGACGGTGGTGAGCGAGGCGTTGAGCCGCCGGGCGAGCGGGGTCAGGACGTCGGCGACCTGCTGGGCGAGCTCGCGGGTGGGCACCAGGACCAGCCCGCGGGGCGTGCCCGGGCGACGCGTGTCGACCCCGGCGCTCAGCCGGGCGAGCATCGGCAGGCCGAACGCCAGCGTCTTGCCGGAGCCGGTCTGGGCGCGACCCAGCACATCGCGCCCGGCGAGGGTGTCGGGCAACGTTCTGGCCTGGATGGCGAACGGCCGGTCGATCCCCCGCCGGGAGAGCGCCTCGACCAGCCGCTCGGGCAGGCCGGTCTCGGCGAAGCTCGCGGGCAGGTCGGCGGACTCGGCGACGGAGGCCGCGTCCAGAGCGGCATCCAGCTCGCGCTCGTACGCGGCAAGTCCGTCCTGCGAGGGGGCGGAAGTGGGCCTACCACCGCGCTGCGGGCGGGTGACCCGGCCCCGGGAACGGCCCGCGGGCGCTGCGTCACCGCGACGGCGCGGACCGTTGGCGCCGGAGATACCGGAGGAACGGGAGGAGCCCGCGGAACGGCCGGAA encodes:
- a CDS encoding non-heme iron oxygenase ferredoxin subunit, producing the protein MTDYLRACPLADLPDVGAIPVVVDGVPVAVVRSSEGDVHAIHDVCSHAEVALSEGEVEDGEIECWLHGSRFDLNSGAPTGLPATEPVPVYPVKIDGDDVLVDVHHPLNTRA
- the sufD gene encoding Fe-S cluster assembly protein SufD, whose protein sequence is MRATPDMPDHDQTHTGAEAAQERAAVASQVLSPDTGAVAGPPPTPAGSAGQAHSHGAGADAQPASHLHPEGSFDLADHPVPTGREEVWRFTPLKRLRRLTDGSAEASGKVVVDVSAGPEVRVETVGRDDARLGSVHKPGDRVSAQAWTSFGQATVVTVPAEARPADPVVVTVRGEAAEGASYAHTFVDVQPYAEAVVVLDHVGSATYADNVELSVGDGAKVTLVSVQDWADDAVHAGHQALRIGRDAHVRHVVVTFGGDLVRLHSHLSYAGPGGEVEALGLYFADADQHLEHRLFVDHNQPHTRSNVEYKGALQGAGAHTVWVGDVLIRKVAEGIQTYEHNRNLMLTDGCRADSVPNLEIETGEIEGAGHASATGRFDDEQLFYLQSRGVPADEARRLVVHGFFADLIRHIGVPQLRERLMGHVEEELERSVGLPPASSTAVPASSGAAQEVGA
- the sufB gene encoding Fe-S cluster assembly protein SufB produces the protein MSTTAHPELEGLGRYQYGWADSDAAGATAKRGLSEDVVREISALKNEPEWMLDLRMRGLKFFYRKPMPTWGADLSTIDFDSIKYFVRSTEKQATTWDELPDDIKNTYDKLGIPEAEKQRLIAGVAAQYESEVVYHKIREDLEEQGVIFVDTDTGLREHPELFKEYFGTVIPAGDNKFAALNTAVWSGGSFIYVPPGVHVEIPLQAYFRINTENMGQFERTLIIVDEGAYVHYVEGCTAPIYSTDSLHSAVVEIIVKKNARCRYTTIQNWSNNVYNLVTKRATAAEGATMEWVDGNLGSKITMKYPAIYLMGEHAKGETLSIAFAGEGQHQDAGAKMVHCAPRTSSSIISKSVARGGGRTSYRGLVEVQDGADHSKSTVKCDALLVDQVSRSDTYPYVDVREDDVEMAHEATVSKVTDDQLFYLMSRGLNEDEAMAMIVRGFVEPIARELPMEYALEMNRLIELQMEGAVG
- a CDS encoding helix-turn-helix transcriptional regulator, with the protein product MGGAAHADAEAGHESTRERVARVILERGPQTAAALADQLGVTPAAIRRHLDAMVAEGVVAAREQRIRGPRGRGRPAKVFAITDEGRSAFHQAYDDLAVSALRYIRETGGEDALEAFARRLVGRLEERYRSVATAFPADEGTTALAEALSEDGYAASVEPAGTGEQLCQHHCPVAHVAEQFPQLCEAETEVFSRLLGRHVQRLATIAHGDGVCTTHVPRPAGAVRPDAAHAPERTTSPHPTTNSTTNPTTHATTRSVRSRTGRNPS
- a CDS encoding ABC transporter ATP-binding protein, producing the protein MGDLVIEIEDLVVRYGRGGSAVTAVDGLSLTVRQGSVTAILGPNGAGKTSTIETAEGYRRPDRGRVSVLGLDPVADRRALMPRLGVMLQEGGAWSGARAREMIRHVARLHAHPLDVDLLVERLDLGSCGRTPYRRLSGGQKQRLALATALVGRPELVVLDEPTAGLDPLARRSTWELVEELRRDGVSLVLTTHYMEEAERLADQVYVIDHGRVIASGSPAELTSRGAANSLRFRGPMGLDVRSLRAALPAGSEVREPAPGSYLVLGEIDPQLLATVTAWCAANGVLADDLAVERHTLEDVFLELTGRELRA
- a CDS encoding ABC transporter permease; this translates as MSAATFAPRPGAASLPRMVLAQGLMEARLLFRNGEQVVLALVIPLLLLAAGTLAPGLSLGPQRRIDVLAPGVIGLAVMSTAFTSLAIATAFERRYGVLKRLGVSPLPRTGLLAGKVLAVLMVEVVQVVLIGAVAYALDWRPHLGAGTVGAVVVLVVAGTSAFAALGLLMAGTLRAEATLAGANLVYLLLVVCGATLVPVASYPAAIQPVIGWLPSAALAEGLRHTFGVAGASAGTSWGAVAGSAGILAAWLLAAALATSRTFRWE
- a CDS encoding COX15/CtaA family protein, whose amino-acid sequence is MQVPRPTLGQIRGLAVASLVANLGIVITGGAVRLTGSGLGCPTWPRCTDTSFTAHPELGLHGVIEFGNRLLTFVLAIVVGLTWLAAMRYLPRRRDLRWLSGILLLGIPAQAVVGGITVLTHLNPWVVGAHFMVSPALVAVAVVLARRTREPGGPMAPSVPRPVRGLAYGLFATAVAVLYLGTVVTGSGPHAGDLQARRNGLDPAAVSQVHADVVFLLIGLTVGMMAAVWATGAPARARRAALALLVVEVGQGAVGFLQYFTGLPAALVGIHVGGAALTLAVATWVLVGTRGPAATADGFSESREAAKTSAERSADRSAALTVRGIAPAGPRD
- a CDS encoding DEAD/DEAH box helicase, with product MPQYSEAEYSRRVRRTTSDFSSAARTSGSGRSAGSSRSSGISGANGPRRRGDAAPAGRSRGRVTRPQRGGRPTSAPSQDGLAAYERELDAALDAASVAESADLPASFAETGLPERLVEALSRRGIDRPFAIQARTLPDTLAGRDVLGRAQTGSGKTLAFGLPMLARLSAGVDTRRPGTPRGLVLVPTRELAQQVADVLTPLARRLNASLTTVYGGASMRRQVMALRGGVDIVVATPGRLIDLIEQGECSLGEVEVTVLDEADYMADLGFLPAVTKLLDMTPAGGQRMLFSATLDRGVSRLVRTYLTDPAVHAVAPAAAPVESVEHRVFTLRPDDKVAVAAEIAARPGRTLFFVRTKHGADRLARQLGHAGVEAAAIHGNLKQGARRRALAGFASGAPRVLIATDVAARGIHVDDVDLVVHYDPSADHKDYLHRSGRTARAGASGMVISLVQPDQRRDVAKLHKLAKVTPNAVDVEPGHEAVRDVAASGTPIVVTRPAPVEPSGARGGHGRGGRGGSGGRRPRRPGAGRPGRTDHGGRRGEGRTSRAS